One Brachyspira hampsonii genomic window, GCCTCTTTAGGATCTGTTGTGAAAGAAAATTTAACATGAGGAGCTCTCTCTTTCATAATGATAGCACAAGCATTTCCAACTATAGCCTGTCTTTCTGCATCATTATCATATAATTTCAATTCTGACAAAGGAAATCTTCCTTCTTCACTTAAAAGCATTAAAATAATTTCCGGCGTAAAAGTACTTCCGCCTCCGGCTATAACAACTGAATGTTTTTTCATTTTATTACTCCTTAAAAAATTTATTAAAATTAGTATTATTATTCGCTAGTTTTCAAAAGTTCTTCAAATTTAGCTTTTACTTGAGGAACTGATAAGCCTACTATTATCTGTATAGCATTTCCTTTTTTAACAAGCCCATGAGCACCAGCAGCCTTGAACTCATCAGCATCTTTTACTAGATTAACATCTTTAACAGTTACTCTCAATCTAGTAGCACAATTAGTAACATGCTCTATATTGGTTCTTCCGCCTAAAGCCTCTAAATAAATTGCAGCCTGCTCTTCAAAACTTGATTTTTTAGCTTCTCTTTCTTTATAATCTTTTTTAGTATATAGCTTAGTCTTACTTTCACCTCTTCCCGGAGTAGGAATATTAAATTTCAATATTAAAAATCTAAATACAAAAAACCATATAGCTGTGAATATAAGTCCTATAACAATATGTGCTACAACCATAGATGAATGATTTTTCATAGCAAAGATCCAGTTTTGTGTTATAAAACCTATTAATCCTGCCCCATAGTTTCCTACTACTCCGCCAACTACATACAATACTGCAGCTAAGCTGGCAGCCAAAATAGAATGCACCAAGAATAAGAAAGGAGATATAAACAAGAATGTAAACTCTAAAGGCTCAGTAATACCAACAAGTATTGATGTTAATGTTACAGGTATAAGTAAAGCAGCCATCTTCTCACGATTCTCTTTATCAGCACAGAAATAAATAGCTAAAGCAAGTCCGGGAGCACCGAATACTTTAGAGTTTCCATGCAAAGCGAATCCGCCTTCTGGAAATAATTGTTTAAGAGGCTCAAGCATATTTGAAAATTCAGAAACATGGCTTATCCAATATGGTTCTATACCTTCAGGTACAACCGCAGGTCCGTAAATGAAAGGCCCGTAAATGAAATGATGAAGTCCTGTAGGTATTAATATTCTTTCTAAGAAAGTATATATAAATACTCCGACACCGCCTGCATTTGCCAAGAAATTCTGCATTGAAGCTATTAAAGACTGTATTTTAGGCCATATCAAGCAAGTTAAGAATGCCAAAACTAATACAACAAAGAAACCTATAATATGTACAAAAGATGTTCCTTGAAATACCCCCAAATAATCAGGAAGTTTTGTTTCATAAAATCTATTATGAATAATAGTAATAACTACTCCTATAAATATTGCACCTATGATGCTTGTATCTAAAGTTTTGATACCTGCTATCAAAGTTAAACCGCTTACGCCGCCTGCTTCCTGAGTGAAATCAACTCCAAACTGAGGACCCCAAAAATTAAGTATAGCAGCTATAAAATAATTATATGATAAGTAACATATCAAAGTTGCTAATATTGCTCTTTCAGGTGCCATTTTTGAAAGACCTATTGGAATACCCAAACAGAAAAATAAAGGCATATTTCTGAATATAGTCCATGCACCTTCTTCTATTATAAATATTAATTTGTAGAATACACCATCAGGATTAGCTAGATTTCCTACTATAGACTGATCCTTAAAAATAATGGTTAATCCTACAACCAAACCGGAAAAAGAAAAAAGTAATACCGGTACAAACATAGCCGCCCCAAACTTTTGGAAACTAGCCCTTAAATCAATATTCGCAAACATTTTATATCCCCCTATGCAAATTTTTATATCATAATTTAGAGTTTTTATAAATCTCTAAAATATTTTGCATCATCATTTTCAAACGCAAACGAAATAAAAAATAAATTATTTTAAATAATACAAATATGGTTTCTGAGAATCTATCATTTTATCAACCATCTCTTCAATATTTTTACATACATTAACAACAGGGTTAGCAAGTATAGCCTGTATGGCATACTCTTTTTTATGATGTATAGCAGCCTCAGCAGTTAAATCGTATACGCTTACATAATTTCTTAAAAGTGATAAATAACCTTTAGGAACATTATTTAATTTTAGGCCTTTAACTCCGTCTTTGCTTATTTCAGCAGGTACTTCAACGGCTATCCAATTAGGCAAATCTTCTATTAATCCGTCATTCAAAATATTCACAGCTTCTTCTACATAACTTTCATTTGTAACTATGCCGTTTATTATACTTGAAACTCTTTCTTTTACTCTTAATTCTATTTTAGGCTCTGCTTTAGAAAGTACAGTTCTATATAATTCATAAAAATCTAATATTCCTCTATGATCAACCACATCCCAAGCCCAAGCTATATACTCTCCGAAATGGCTGTCTACTGTTATAGGTAATAATTTATATTTTTCTAATATTACTTTCAAAAGTCTTCTATCAGCCCATATAAACTCACCTTTCAATTTCTCTTCTATAGAGTGATCAAAACTTTCTGTTTTTGAAAATGCATTATTTTCTTTAGCATATTTTAATAAATCACTATACCCTACTTCATGTTCAAAATAGCCATGAGCATTTTTTAATACATCAGGATATAAATCTTTTCCTGTTTTTTTATCTTTAATTTCTAATAAGCAGCTGAAATGATTAAGTCCTCCTGCTTTTATATCTAATGACTCATAATTCATTCTTAAAATTTTTGGAAGCCATTTATGAAGCCAGCCTATCTCATGGCACATACCTATAAATTTAGCATTAGGATAAACTCTTTTCACAGCTGTACATATAGCAGTCATAGGATTCGAAAAATTGAATATATAAGCATTAGGACATATATCCATAGCATCTTTTACTATATCCAAAATAGGCGGAATAATTCTTAAAGAGTGAAATACTCCTCCAGGTCCTCCGTTTTCTCCATAAACCTGATGAATGCCATACTGCATAGGTATTTTCCAATCTTCATCCCATAATTGAAATCTATCTCCTACCTCTATGGAACTTATAATAAAATCAGCATTCTTAAAAGCCTCTTTCCTATCTGTAGCAGCATCAACAGTAAAATTTAACTTATTTAATTCTATAAACTCTTTAACATAATCATATACTTTTTTTAAAGCAGTAGGATTAATATCCAATAATGTAACATGAGAACCCTCTAAAGATTTAGTAGAGAAAATATCTCCAAGCATATCACATCCGAATTGTGCACTTCCTGCACCAACCAAAACAAATTTAATCATTTCCATCTCCTTCTTTTTTATTTATAAAATTGAATACCAATCAAATAAATAATATCAACATATAACTATTATACACAAATAATATATAATGTCAATAAAATGATACTAAAAAATCATTTTTTTATAAATAAAAAATCATTTTTTAGTTGAAATCGTCTATTTTTTCTATAAAATACTATATTATTAAATATTAATTGCTATTTTTCTTAATATTTATTATATTTTTAATATCATTATTATGATATTATATATTTCAAGAAAACATAATATAAAAAATAATACAGGATTAATTTAATGGTACAGAAAGAGAAAGTTGAGCATATTGCTAAAATTTTGAATATTGCTGAAACAACTGTAAAAAGATTTTTTTATTGTCCGGAAAAGCTTCATAGTGATACTTTTAGAGCAATAATGTCTGTTTTGGCACAATACTATCCAGAGGATTTAAGAACAATAGTAAAATCTGATTACAGAGATATACTATTCATATTAAGCGACCATAATCTAATGATAGTTTCTGATATAATTAAATATCTGCAGAAAATAACTTTAAAATATAATATTTCGATAAGAC contains:
- a CDS encoding alpha-glucoside-specific PTS transporter subunit IIBC, with translation MFANIDLRASFQKFGAAMFVPVLLFSFSGLVVGLTIIFKDQSIVGNLANPDGVFYKLIFIIEEGAWTIFRNMPLFFCLGIPIGLSKMAPERAILATLICYLSYNYFIAAILNFWGPQFGVDFTQEAGGVSGLTLIAGIKTLDTSIIGAIFIGVVITIIHNRFYETKLPDYLGVFQGTSFVHIIGFFVVLVLAFLTCLIWPKIQSLIASMQNFLANAGGVGVFIYTFLERILIPTGLHHFIYGPFIYGPAVVPEGIEPYWISHVSEFSNMLEPLKQLFPEGGFALHGNSKVFGAPGLALAIYFCADKENREKMAALLIPVTLTSILVGITEPLEFTFLFISPFLFLVHSILAASLAAVLYVVGGVVGNYGAGLIGFITQNWIFAMKNHSSMVVAHIVIGLIFTAIWFFVFRFLILKFNIPTPGRGESKTKLYTKKDYKEREAKKSSFEEQAAIYLEALGGRTNIEHVTNCATRLRVTVKDVNLVKDADEFKAAGAHGLVKKGNAIQIIVGLSVPQVKAKFEELLKTSE
- a CDS encoding alpha-glucosidase; this encodes MIKFVLVGAGSAQFGCDMLGDIFSTKSLEGSHVTLLDINPTALKKVYDYVKEFIELNKLNFTVDAATDRKEAFKNADFIISSIEVGDRFQLWDEDWKIPMQYGIHQVYGENGGPGGVFHSLRIIPPILDIVKDAMDICPNAYIFNFSNPMTAICTAVKRVYPNAKFIGMCHEIGWLHKWLPKILRMNYESLDIKAGGLNHFSCLLEIKDKKTGKDLYPDVLKNAHGYFEHEVGYSDLLKYAKENNAFSKTESFDHSIEEKLKGEFIWADRRLLKVILEKYKLLPITVDSHFGEYIAWAWDVVDHRGILDFYELYRTVLSKAEPKIELRVKERVSSIINGIVTNESYVEEAVNILNDGLIEDLPNWIAVEVPAEISKDGVKGLKLNNVPKGYLSLLRNYVSVYDLTAEAAIHHKKEYAIQAILANPVVNVCKNIEEMVDKMIDSQKPYLYYLK